The DNA segment ATGGTTTTATGTGAATTATATTGGATATGTTATATGTGTGTAGGCATGAACACTATAAACTTACCAATTGCAGCTTTAGAATTAATATCAAAGATGGGTCTGGTTTTAAACTTTGCAGCATCATGATGGACTTTTCCTGATTTGATAGCATTCATACTTCCACATTCGCAAAGAATATACATTATTAAACCTAAACCACAATTTGTCTTAGTCACTATGTCTGTAATATGCAAGGTGCTCCCACAGTCGGTGCAtcctgctttcaaatcttttgaAACTTGGTATGGCTCAAATATCCGTCTTTCTCCTGGTAGCCAGATAGACTGGTATGTGTCCGTAGTTTCTGTGTTTTTTGTATGATCGGCTACATTTCTATCGGAAACGAGTTCAGATAACTGTACACGTCGGTCTTTCTCCTGCTGTCGTACAAAGCGACCCTTAAATCGAGCCATCATGGCCGCTATAGTATATCGGCGCCGAcgtcttttaaaatgtttcgcGGAAAAATTGACgcacgtcatagaaaaaaacgaAACAAAGGCGTCGCAAGGCGGAATGCGCAGAAACAATAGAGGGATTTGTCTTTAAAGAGGATGATTgcgtgaaaaaaataattatattcatctgATATGATAACAAGCTTTGAATAATAATAAGGTGCAACTCCTCAGGTACAACAATTAAACTGTCACTTAATTCTTAATTTCAGCACAAATGAGTGTACCCACCCGTTCATGTTTTTCTTAGGCTGTTTAAGACGTCTTTACAATAAATCCATTGGACGTTGGATAAGTACGGATTAATAATTTTAGTCTTCGATGcacgatttttttaatatctttattgcaaaattacacccacgagggtcaagcaatacaatgaaacaataattttatactaTATAGTCGTTAGTGGCTTTAAACTAGCTGTCAAATAACTACGAGTACTCttagatctgttcattgtgtcgggatgtataagtacccggccacgtccacttgtattttttgtccatctgacgTTGATTTTTGTAGTTCGGTCTTATGTtctactgttataccactgtcccagagggaaggttgggatcccgctaacattattaacaccgccacattatttaagtatgtgcctgtaatccagtggttgtcgtttgtttatgtgttacatatttgtttctcgttctttttttttacttaaaaaaggTCGttctttttttcgtttgaatcgttttacatGGTCTCCTCGGGGCCTttgatagctgactatgcggtatgggctctgctcattgtcGAAGGACGTAcgctgacctatagttgttaacatctgtcatattcgtcttttgtggatagttgtctcagaagcaatcataccacatctttttatacgTATTGCAGATGAATAGCAAATCGCAGTTCTACgcttcaaaagttaaaaaaataaaataaacggtTGATCTTTTATCCACTTGTAATATATATAGCCCTTTTACAACTTTAGAAACTTGGTTAAATGAACAACCAgtaatctgaaataaaataaaatataaattctttattgaAAAGCACTTTACGCTCATATGGGCCAATggtttaaaacattatacataatataaagtttacatgtataaaacattttaaaatgtgtgattttttttacacttcTCATAATCGACATCGTCTACCAAAACTGCAATAATCATCtcctataaataaaggcaacagtagtataccgctgttcaaaactcataaatccatggacaaaaaacaaaatcggggtaacaaaccaaaaccgagcgaaacgcattaaatataagaggagaacaacgacacaacacacacagaaactgaccaatcatcagacaaaacaccacgagaataacaaatacatgaatttgggatagacaagtaccgtgccacgtcttatctcaatatctcaaaagtaagagaaaacacaaacgactcaaagTTAAAATggaacacacagagaaacgaacaataatataacaatgaccatcttcctgacttggtacaggacacttttaaaggggaataaaagtggtgggttaaacctggttttatggcatgccaaacctcgcatttaaatggcaaagttaaatataatataacaatgtcTTCAATATTGTATTATCATTTGtattgcaaataaactcatcagagataccaggattaatattgtatataaacgccagacgcgcgtttcgtctacaaaagacgcaTCAGTGATGCAATGGActtcatttttttcagaattggAGTTCTCATTATGGATCATTTTgactaaaaattatatttatatatttcctaTAAATTTCGTTTATTTCGGAATTGGAGTTCTCATTTTgactataaattatatatttatatacttcCTATAAATTTCGTTTTCTCACACTCGTTCATGGATCCATTTAAACAATTCAATCTCATTAAAATCCGATGTTCTGATACGCTACCCTCCAccaattatttggactaatgaTTGATGTACGTACTATCACATGTACAGTGTGCAAATAATCTAAAAGTAATAAacataacaataacataatCAAATAAACAGATAATTACCTCAACTTCTCCTGTGAAACTGGGTGAAAATGACTGATCAAGTGATCGTCTTGCAGGCTTTTTGCTTGGTTCAGTCAATTTCTGTTGTGTTGGTTTTGGTAAAATCTGTGGTAAGGACCTTACTACATTTGGTGTATTGGTAATGTCATTGAATGGCATGGTGGTTATTGGTACAATGTCTGACTTTTTACTTGGCTGAAAACTGGCTGGACTACGTAgcattctttttgaaattgacacACGTTTGGGGAAGGAACTGACACAAGTAGAGTATTTTCTACAGTCTTTGTCGATTGTcttaattttccttttaaatcTGTTGACTCTTTTTCCGTTTTTAACACCTTTTCAACAGAACAATAAAATTTCTGGCATACACCCTCACCT comes from the Mytilus trossulus isolate FHL-02 chromosome 3, PNRI_Mtr1.1.1.hap1, whole genome shotgun sequence genome and includes:
- the LOC134710590 gene encoding uncharacterized protein LOC134710590 produces the protein MARFKGRFVRQQEKDRRVQLSELVSDRNVADHTKNTETTDTYQSIWLPGERRIFEPYQVSKDLKAGCTDCGSTLHITDIVTKTNCGLGLIMYILCECGSMNAIKSGKVHHDAAKFKTRPIFDINSKAAIAMYDTGLGEHKTNRFLADLNIPGISASSLAKREKEVSRSIKKVTDESTDH